The Pantoea phytobeneficialis genome has a segment encoding these proteins:
- a CDS encoding sugar ABC transporter ATP-binding protein, translating into MSAINRLEMRNISIAFGGFAALTEVDFTTDGGSVHALTGANGAGKSTLMAVLAGAHSHYHGEILLDGAPVTIRSPRDAKKLGIHLVQQEVDVALVPQLSVAENILLDHLAEPGHGYRWGEIRRQARALLEQLEVNIDVKRLVERCSLAEKQQILLARALSHHCRFLILDEPTAPLDQHESERLFNVVRRLQGNGIGVVFISHRIHELKAICDQLTVLRDGRLIETAPMAALSGEQIVEKMLGHQLTDVYPPRRERQSQPLLLSVEGLHDDQLLQDISLRLHKGEILGIAGLAGAGKTELCKALFGASKSRVSKGELHGKPWQPRSPHDSVENRMALVPEERRKEGIFIDESVAMNLSISADNSFSRWSLFGHRQAWRWAEEVINRLNVRTTGPAQTLRRLSGGNQQKVAIGKWLRNNADVLIFDEPTKGVDIKAKTDLFSLIDGLAREGKGIIYASGEFSELVGLCDRICVLWDGRIVAEMEGREATEETLLLYSTGGTPA; encoded by the coding sequence ATGAGTGCGATTAACCGCCTGGAGATGCGTAATATCTCCATCGCTTTTGGCGGTTTTGCCGCGCTGACCGAGGTGGATTTCACCACCGACGGTGGCTCGGTGCATGCGCTGACCGGCGCGAATGGCGCGGGGAAATCAACACTGATGGCGGTGCTGGCCGGTGCCCACAGCCATTATCACGGCGAGATCCTGCTCGACGGTGCTCCCGTCACCATTCGCTCACCGCGCGATGCTAAAAAACTGGGTATTCATCTGGTCCAGCAGGAAGTGGATGTGGCGCTGGTGCCACAGCTCAGCGTGGCGGAAAACATCCTGCTTGATCATCTGGCAGAACCCGGCCACGGCTATCGCTGGGGCGAGATCCGTCGCCAGGCGCGTGCGCTGCTGGAGCAGTTGGAAGTGAACATTGATGTCAAACGCCTGGTGGAACGCTGCTCGCTGGCGGAGAAGCAGCAGATTTTGCTGGCACGCGCCCTCTCCCACCACTGCCGCTTCCTGATTCTGGATGAACCCACCGCGCCGCTTGACCAGCATGAAAGCGAGCGTCTGTTTAACGTGGTACGCCGTTTACAGGGCAACGGCATTGGCGTGGTGTTTATTTCCCACCGTATCCATGAACTGAAAGCGATTTGCGACCAACTGACGGTGCTGCGTGACGGACGGTTAATCGAAACCGCACCGATGGCCGCACTCAGCGGTGAACAAATCGTCGAGAAGATGCTCGGCCACCAGCTGACCGATGTCTACCCGCCACGTCGTGAACGTCAGTCGCAACCGCTGTTGCTGTCGGTGGAAGGTCTGCACGACGACCAGTTGTTGCAGGATATCTCGCTGCGTCTGCATAAAGGGGAGATCCTGGGGATCGCCGGTCTGGCCGGTGCCGGGAAAACCGAGCTGTGCAAAGCATTATTTGGTGCCAGCAAAAGCCGCGTCAGCAAAGGCGAGTTACATGGTAAGCCGTGGCAGCCGCGTTCCCCGCACGATTCGGTAGAAAATCGCATGGCGCTGGTGCCGGAAGAACGGCGTAAAGAAGGCATCTTTATTGATGAGTCGGTGGCGATGAACCTGAGCATCAGCGCCGATAACAGTTTCTCCCGCTGGAGCCTGTTTGGTCATCGCCAGGCCTGGCGCTGGGCGGAAGAGGTGATTAACCGCCTCAACGTGCGTACCACTGGTCCGGCGCAGACGCTGCGCCGCCTGTCCGGCGGTAACCAGCAGAAAGTGGCGATCGGCAAATGGCTGCGCAATAACGCTGACGTGCTGATTTTTGATGAACCGACTAAGGGTGTCGATATCAAGGCGAAAACCGATCTGTTCAGCCTGATCGACGGTTTAGCGCGGGAAGGCAAAGGCATCATCTACGCTTCGGGCGAGTTTTCCGAACTGGTGGGCCTGTGTGACCGTATTTGTGTGCTCTGGGATGGGCGCATTGTGGCAGAAATGGAGGGACGTGAGGCCACAGAAGAGACGCTTTTGCTTTATTCCACCGGAGGAACCCCTGCGTGA